In Vibrio crassostreae, one DNA window encodes the following:
- a CDS encoding CobW family GTP-binding protein: MTKKVPTNIITGFLGVGKTTAILNLLKNKPENENWAVLVNEFGEIGIDGALMTDQGALIKEVPGGCMCCTAGVPMSVGINALLRQKPDRLLIEPTGLGHPKQVIATLTSEQYTPYVDLKATLGLVDPRNLSNEKYTSNQNFNDQLDSADVILGTKVDLVHSEDIDVFNDWVTDQTPAKVFHKLIHDGEVPLEVLDIERVYGSASSHLEAHHHDHADQEPQFQLPPGEAFIRKENKGQGYFSCGWLFGAEHKFDFDALFSMLSDLTAERVKAVVNTDQGCYAFNVANQVVSVNEITLDGFESRLEVIDSQLMPWGDLEQILLKLCGIK, translated from the coding sequence ATGACCAAAAAAGTTCCTACAAACATAATTACGGGTTTCTTAGGTGTTGGTAAGACGACAGCTATTTTGAATCTGCTAAAAAACAAACCTGAGAATGAAAACTGGGCTGTTCTGGTTAATGAGTTCGGGGAGATCGGCATCGATGGCGCATTGATGACAGACCAAGGCGCTTTGATTAAAGAAGTACCGGGCGGCTGCATGTGCTGCACAGCGGGCGTACCTATGTCTGTAGGTATTAATGCTTTACTTCGCCAAAAGCCAGACCGCTTGCTGATTGAGCCAACAGGCCTTGGTCACCCTAAACAAGTGATTGCGACGCTGACTTCAGAGCAATACACGCCATACGTTGACCTTAAAGCGACACTAGGTTTAGTTGACCCACGAAATCTATCCAATGAAAAGTACACGTCGAATCAGAATTTCAATGATCAACTAGACAGTGCCGATGTGATTCTTGGTACTAAGGTTGACCTTGTTCATTCTGAAGACATCGATGTGTTTAATGATTGGGTGACGGATCAAACGCCGGCCAAAGTCTTCCATAAGCTAATTCATGATGGTGAAGTGCCATTGGAAGTGTTGGACATTGAAAGAGTGTATGGCAGTGCTTCATCTCATCTTGAAGCGCACCATCACGATCACGCTGACCAAGAACCTCAATTCCAACTTCCTCCCGGTGAAGCTTTCATCCGTAAAGAGAATAAAGGGCAGGGCTACTTTAGTTGTGGTTGGTTGTTTGGAGCAGAGCATAAGTTCGACTTCGATGCGCTATTCTCAATGTTGTCGGATCTAACGGCTGAGCGTGTAAAAGCCGTAGTGAACACCGACCAAGGTTGCTACGCATTTAATGTGGCGAATCAAGTTGTATCTGTGAACGAAATTACGCTTGATGGTTTTGAATCTCGATTGGAAGTGATCGACTCACAACTCATGCCGTGGGGCGATCTCGAGCAGATTCTACTCAAGCTGTGTGGCATCAAATAG
- the clcA gene encoding H(+)/Cl(-) exchange transporter ClcA produces MTNRERIKQSLLAKMPRDAINQFLSRDKTPASVLVLSCIVGILAGVVGTYFEVAVHFITETRTDWLKDEIGSYLPLWLAAFLISAAFAFIGYFLVHRFAPEAAGSGIPEIEGAMDGMRPVRWWRVLPVKFFGGMGALGSGMVLGREGPTVQMGGSIGRMVTDIFRVKDDDTRHSLLASGAAGGLAAAFNAPLAGIMFVVEEMRPQFRYSLISIKAVIISAISANIVFRSINGQSAVITMPQYQPPELSALWLFLLLGVLFGVFGVIFNKLITLSQDMFVAIHKNDRKRYLITGTLLGGCFGLLLLYIPELTGGGIGIIPNITNGSYSTNILLLIFLGRVITTLLCFGSGAPGGIFAPMLALGTLFGYAFGLIAAAFFPELNIEPGMFAIAGMGALFAATVRAPITGILLVIEMTNNYYLILPLIITCLGAVIIAQMLGGQPIYSQLLNRTLKNEKLRQQDLPQQEEVR; encoded by the coding sequence ATGACCAATAGAGAGAGAATTAAGCAATCCCTTTTAGCAAAAATGCCAAGGGATGCTATCAACCAATTTCTCTCTAGAGACAAAACACCCGCTTCCGTTCTTGTCCTTTCTTGCATTGTCGGAATCCTCGCTGGCGTGGTGGGCACCTATTTCGAAGTTGCGGTTCATTTCATCACAGAAACTCGTACCGATTGGTTGAAAGATGAAATCGGTAGCTATTTACCTCTTTGGCTTGCAGCTTTCCTTATCAGTGCTGCATTCGCCTTTATTGGCTATTTCCTCGTTCACCGCTTTGCTCCTGAAGCTGCCGGTTCTGGCATCCCTGAAATAGAAGGCGCGATGGACGGTATGCGACCTGTTCGTTGGTGGAGAGTATTACCAGTAAAATTCTTTGGTGGTATGGGCGCGTTAGGTTCAGGCATGGTGTTAGGTCGTGAAGGGCCAACTGTGCAAATGGGCGGAAGCATCGGACGTATGGTCACTGACATATTCCGAGTGAAAGATGACGATACTCGACACTCATTACTTGCTTCAGGTGCGGCTGGTGGCTTGGCTGCGGCGTTCAATGCACCATTAGCTGGGATTATGTTCGTTGTTGAAGAGATGCGACCACAATTTCGCTACTCACTCATTTCAATCAAAGCCGTCATCATCTCTGCAATCTCAGCCAACATTGTATTTCGTTCGATCAATGGCCAATCTGCCGTTATCACAATGCCTCAATACCAACCGCCTGAACTGAGTGCACTGTGGTTGTTCCTATTACTTGGCGTGTTGTTCGGCGTATTTGGCGTGATCTTCAATAAGCTAATAACACTTTCGCAAGATATGTTTGTGGCAATACATAAGAACGACCGCAAACGCTACTTGATAACCGGAACCCTGCTTGGTGGCTGTTTTGGCTTGTTGCTGCTTTATATCCCTGAATTGACTGGCGGTGGTATTGGTATCATCCCGAATATCACTAATGGCAGCTACAGCACCAACATATTGCTACTGATCTTTCTAGGGCGTGTTATCACCACTTTGCTTTGTTTTGGCTCTGGTGCTCCGGGCGGTATCTTTGCGCCGATGCTTGCACTCGGCACACTCTTTGGTTACGCATTTGGGCTTATCGCCGCGGCATTCTTTCCTGAACTGAATATCGAGCCGGGCATGTTTGCGATTGCAGGTATGGGCGCTTTATTTGCTGCAACCGTGCGTGCACCAATTACGGGTATATTACTGGTTATCGAGATGACCAATAACTACTACCTTATCCTACCGTTGATCATCACCTGTCTAGGCGCGGTAATCATTGCGCAGATGTTAGGGGGTCAGCCAATTTACAGCCAACTGCTTAATCGTACGCTGAAAAATGAAAAACTAAGACAACAAGACCTACCTCAGCAAGAGGAAGTACGTTAA
- a CDS encoding LysE family translocator, which translates to MDSALLWAFIPTFFFVSITPGMCMTLALTLGMSIGYKRTLWMMVGELAGVAVVSVAAVLGIASIMLNYPWLFTGFKFVGAGYLFYLGVQMWRSRGKLAISTDNQTTKVSNDWDLVVQGFVTAIANPKGWAFMISLLPPFINSSKDLAPQLMILVSIILASEFVCMTLYATGGKSLKHMLGKADNVKLMNRIAGTLMMGVGVWLFVS; encoded by the coding sequence ATGGATAGCGCGCTACTTTGGGCTTTTATTCCCACGTTTTTCTTCGTGTCAATCACGCCCGGCATGTGTATGACCTTGGCGTTAACACTGGGCATGAGCATCGGTTACAAGCGTACATTATGGATGATGGTCGGTGAGCTGGCTGGCGTCGCGGTAGTTTCAGTGGCCGCAGTATTAGGTATCGCGTCTATTATGCTGAATTACCCATGGCTATTTACAGGCTTCAAGTTTGTGGGTGCAGGGTACTTGTTCTACTTGGGTGTTCAGATGTGGCGTTCAAGAGGAAAACTGGCGATCAGTACTGATAATCAAACAACCAAAGTCAGCAATGATTGGGACTTGGTGGTTCAAGGCTTTGTTACTGCGATTGCAAACCCGAAAGGCTGGGCGTTTATGATTTCTCTGCTGCCTCCTTTTATCAACAGCAGTAAAGATTTAGCACCTCAGTTGATGATTCTGGTTTCTATTATCTTAGCTTCTGAATTTGTTTGCATGACTCTGTACGCGACAGGTGGAAAGAGCTTAAAACATATGCTGGGCAAAGCCGATAACGTTAAGTTAATGAACCGCATTGCGGGCACCTTGATGATGGGCGTAGGTGTGTGGTTGTTCGTGAGTTAA
- a CDS encoding DEAD/DEAH box helicase has protein sequence MSFSSQGFAPELVKALTECGYEKLTPIQQKAIPMARKGHDIFATAQTGTGKTAAFSLPVIQHLLNSGKKASRGTARGLILAPTRELAAQIAQNIKDYVKYTDLSVSAVYGGNKMSSQVRQLELGVDILVATPGRLEEHLEAGNVSIANLEFLVFDEADRILDMGFINAVRKIMLDVETSPQIMMFSATTSTQLNQLSVDILRKPKRISVERENSTAATVGHVVYPVDQERKTELLSELIGRKNWRQVLVFVNYKETANDVVKELKLDGIKAVLCHGDKAQSARRRALDDFKEGRARVMVATDVAARGLDIEDLPHVINYDMPFLAEDYVHRIGRTGRAGKQGHAISFVNREEELTVVQVEKLIQQRIRRVEQPGYEPKKRDAYIEKLNTKSAYKNRQGRKNNANEEPQDQASAERRLTMMKRIKNRRK, from the coding sequence ATGTCATTTTCCTCTCAAGGTTTTGCTCCTGAATTAGTCAAAGCGTTGACTGAGTGTGGTTATGAAAAACTCACTCCAATTCAACAAAAAGCGATTCCAATGGCTCGTAAAGGCCATGATATTTTTGCTACTGCTCAAACCGGTACGGGTAAAACAGCGGCATTTTCATTGCCTGTTATCCAACACCTTTTGAACAGCGGTAAAAAGGCGTCTAGAGGAACGGCTCGCGGCCTTATTCTTGCTCCAACTCGTGAGCTTGCTGCGCAGATCGCTCAAAACATTAAAGACTACGTTAAATACACGGATCTAAGCGTTTCTGCGGTTTACGGTGGTAACAAGATGTCTTCACAAGTTCGTCAACTAGAACTGGGTGTCGATATTCTGGTTGCAACGCCTGGCCGTTTAGAAGAGCACTTAGAAGCGGGTAACGTGTCTATTGCTAACCTAGAATTCTTAGTATTTGATGAAGCTGACCGTATCCTTGATATGGGCTTTATCAATGCCGTTCGCAAGATCATGTTGGATGTTGAGACCTCTCCACAAATCATGATGTTCTCTGCAACGACTTCAACTCAGTTAAACCAATTGTCTGTTGATATTCTACGTAAACCAAAACGTATCAGTGTTGAGCGTGAAAACTCAACGGCTGCAACTGTTGGTCACGTGGTTTACCCAGTGGATCAAGAACGTAAAACTGAACTGCTTTCTGAGCTTATTGGCCGTAAAAACTGGCGCCAAGTGCTTGTGTTCGTGAACTACAAAGAAACAGCGAACGATGTGGTTAAAGAGCTTAAGCTAGACGGTATTAAAGCGGTACTTTGTCACGGTGATAAAGCGCAAAGCGCTCGTCGTCGTGCTTTAGACGATTTTAAAGAAGGCAGAGCGCGTGTAATGGTAGCAACAGACGTTGCGGCTCGTGGTCTTGATATCGAAGACTTACCACACGTAATTAACTACGACATGCCTTTCCTAGCGGAAGATTACGTTCACCGTATTGGCCGTACAGGTCGTGCTGGTAAACAAGGTCACGCAATCTCTTTCGTTAATCGCGAAGAAGAGCTGACTGTTGTTCAAGTTGAAAAATTGATTCAACAGCGTATTCGCCGTGTTGAACAACCGGGTTATGAACCGAAGAAACGTGATGCTTACATTGAGAAGCTGAACACTAAATCGGCTTACAAAAACCGTCAGGGCCGTAAGAACAACGCGAACGAAGAGCCACAAGATCAAGCAAGTGCTGAACGTCGTTTGACTATGATGAAGCGAATTAAAAACCGTCGTAAGTAA
- the hmpA gene encoding NO-inducible flavohemoprotein, which produces MLNNAHIEIIKSTIPLLESAGPALTQHFYQRMFTHNPELKDIFNMTHQRTGRQGVALFEAIAAYAKNIENLAALTTAVERIAQKHTSFNIQPEHYQIVGLHLIETLRELATEAFTPEVEEAWTAAYLFLAQVFIDREAELYLQRKQAVGGWEAARTFVIADKVEESALVTSFILQPKDGGEVLDYTPGQYIGIEVKPEGSQYSEIRQYSLSDKPNGKQYRISVKREGQGQETQGVVSNHLHDTVAVGDEVSLYAPAGDFMYQERSKPVTLISAGVGVTPMQSMLEFLNTEDKNEPVLYLHACENVGQHSFTTRVKDIVANKGWEAKTWYMNKDESACENTHQGQMDLASISDTKGFEESDFYICGPVGFMKNIVEQLDALNVDRSRVHYEVFGPHANF; this is translated from the coding sequence ATGCTTAACAACGCACATATCGAAATCATCAAATCTACTATCCCGCTACTTGAGAGCGCAGGCCCGGCTTTAACTCAGCACTTTTATCAACGTATGTTCACGCATAACCCTGAGTTGAAAGATATCTTCAATATGACTCACCAAAGAACAGGTCGCCAAGGCGTAGCACTGTTTGAAGCTATCGCGGCTTATGCAAAGAACATTGAAAACCTAGCAGCGTTAACAACTGCCGTTGAACGTATTGCTCAGAAACACACAAGCTTTAACATTCAACCAGAGCACTACCAAATTGTTGGTTTACACCTGATCGAAACACTGCGCGAATTGGCAACTGAAGCATTCACTCCAGAAGTAGAAGAGGCGTGGACAGCGGCTTACCTTTTCTTAGCTCAAGTATTCATCGACCGTGAAGCAGAGCTTTACCTGCAGCGTAAGCAAGCGGTAGGCGGCTGGGAAGCAGCACGTACGTTCGTTATTGCAGACAAAGTCGAAGAGTCAGCGCTAGTAACAAGCTTCATCTTACAGCCAAAAGACGGCGGTGAAGTTCTGGATTACACACCAGGTCAATACATCGGTATTGAAGTGAAACCTGAAGGCTCTCAATACAGCGAGATTCGTCAATACTCACTGTCTGATAAGCCAAACGGCAAGCAATACCGTATTTCTGTCAAACGTGAAGGACAAGGTCAAGAGACACAAGGCGTTGTATCTAACCACCTACACGATACGGTTGCTGTTGGTGATGAAGTTAGCCTATACGCACCAGCGGGTGACTTCATGTATCAAGAGCGCAGCAAGCCAGTAACACTTATCTCTGCAGGTGTTGGTGTAACGCCGATGCAGTCTATGCTTGAGTTCCTAAATACGGAAGATAAAAACGAGCCAGTACTTTACCTTCACGCTTGTGAGAACGTAGGCCAGCACTCTTTCACGACTCGTGTTAAAGACATTGTTGCCAACAAAGGTTGGGAAGCGAAAACGTGGTACATGAACAAAGACGAATCTGCATGTGAAAACACGCATCAAGGTCAAATGGATCTAGCGTCTATCTCAGACACTAAAGGCTTTGAAGAGAGTGACTTCTACATCTGTGGCCCGGTTGGCTTCATGAAGAACATCGTGGAACAACTAGACGCACTTAACGTTGATCGTTCACGCGTACATTACGAAGTATTCGGTCCTCACGCTAACTTCTAA
- a CDS encoding TDT family transporter has protein sequence MNWRRLTQVKNVPPSQASLALGVIGLGQAWALYIPGIGEIIRPYLASFGALLLLPVLLRYLTSFNTFLNDIRHPLVGSLMAPMSMALLILCDYLAEISPVIAYPVWFCALLLHFTMMVLFFSFQIINFKMSNIVPSWFLYPVGLISSSLAGTQFGHTVFSETLAATCIGIYFLMLPVVLYRLVFEGNLPRRARPTLAIMAAPVNLSLAAYLVNFDNPDPILTGALAGIAITMTLLIYLCYIRLMRLKFQPSIAAVTFPSVISAIAMHRLTTFFGAEYPQWYWLHKFGFFELTIATILVIWVAGGYVKMYWPEFFDSAYISKKTKRS, from the coding sequence TTGAACTGGAGAAGATTAACCCAAGTAAAAAATGTGCCGCCATCTCAGGCGTCTTTAGCACTTGGCGTTATTGGGCTAGGACAAGCTTGGGCGCTATATATCCCGGGCATTGGTGAGATCATTCGTCCCTACCTCGCTTCATTCGGTGCGCTATTATTGCTGCCTGTTTTACTCCGTTATCTAACGAGCTTTAATACCTTCCTTAATGACATACGCCACCCATTAGTGGGTAGCTTAATGGCACCAATGAGCATGGCTTTACTGATTCTGTGCGACTACTTAGCCGAGATATCGCCAGTCATCGCCTACCCAGTTTGGTTCTGTGCGCTATTGCTGCACTTTACCATGATGGTATTGTTCTTTAGTTTTCAGATCATCAACTTCAAAATGTCAAACATTGTACCGAGTTGGTTTCTGTATCCGGTAGGTTTGATCAGCAGTTCTTTAGCGGGCACACAGTTTGGCCATACGGTATTTTCAGAAACACTTGCGGCCACTTGTATCGGTATCTATTTCCTTATGCTGCCAGTGGTATTGTACCGCTTGGTGTTCGAAGGAAACCTGCCACGCAGAGCAAGACCAACACTGGCAATCATGGCCGCACCAGTAAACTTGTCTTTAGCCGCTTACTTGGTCAACTTTGATAATCCAGATCCTATTCTGACTGGCGCTTTGGCTGGCATTGCCATCACCATGACACTGCTAATCTACTTGTGTTACATCCGCCTAATGCGTCTGAAGTTCCAACCTTCAATTGCTGCTGTCACCTTCCCATCAGTGATCAGCGCTATTGCCATGCATCGATTAACCACGTTTTTCGGCGCGGAATACCCACAATGGTATTGGCTACACAAGTTTGGTTTCTTTGAGCTAACCATCGCGACCATTCTAGTGATTTGGGTTGCAGGTGGTTACGTGAAAATGTACTGGCCTGAGTTTTTTGATTCTGCCTACATCTCTAAAAAGACGAAGCGCTCTTAA